From Microbacterium sp. 10M-3C3:
CCTCGAAGGCTACGCCGAGCGGGCGCAGGTCGACCTCGTCGCCGCGGGCACCGAATGGGACGCCGACCGCATCCGTGACACCCGCGTCGCGCAGCCGCTGATCGTCGCGGCGGGCCTGCTGTCGTGGCATGCGCTGCAGGACGCGGCGAGCACGCCCGTCGGCGGGGTCGCCGGTCACTCCGTCGGCGAGATCGCGGCGCTCGTGGCCGCCGGCGTGCTGACCGATGACGACGGCATGCGGCTGGTCGGTCTGCGGGGTCGCGCCATGGCCGATGCCGCGGCCGCCGAGCAGACCGGGATGAGCGCGATCCTCGGCGGGGACGCCGCCGACGTGCTCGCGCGCCTGCAGAGCCTGGACCTGACCCCCGCGAACTACAACGGCGGGGGCCAGATCGTCGCCGCCGGTGCGCTTCCCGCACTGGCGGAGCTCGCCGATCAGCCGGTCGCCGGCAGCCGCGTCATCCCGCTGCAGGTCGCCGGCGCCTTCCACACCCGGT
This genomic window contains:
- a CDS encoding ACP S-malonyltransferase; translation: MIIAVFPGQGSQTPGFLSPWLELPGARERLEGYAERAQVDLVAAGTEWDADRIRDTRVAQPLIVAAGLLSWHALQDAASTPVGGVAGHSVGEIAALVAAGVLTDDDGMRLVGLRGRAMADAAAAEQTGMSAILGGDAADVLARLQSLDLTPANYNGGGQIVAAGALPALAELADQPVAGSRVIPLQVAGAFHTRYMAPAVDVLRAAAAELSPADPTTTLWTNADGSVVPDGRTALDLLVAQVASPVRWDLCMESFATAGVDGVVELAPAGTLTGLVKRALRGTPTVAVKTPDDIAAAVTLLKGASA